A portion of the Hoylesella buccalis ATCC 35310 genome contains these proteins:
- a CDS encoding tyrosine recombinase XerC, with the protein MIEEFLNYLRFEKNRSELTAKSYGDDLRAFERYFQGLGDQITWESVDSDIIRGWMEDMMDRGNSATSICRRLSALRSFYRYSLSRGLVQVNPTLRIERPKMGKPLPQFLKESEMDELLDASTWDTSYQDALARTIIITFYETGMRLAELIGLDDVSVDFVNRQFKVLGKRNKQRLVPFGDELYQVLQEYLNQRNDQIVRNSSAFFLSKNGVRLNHNQVRYLVKKHLSLVCTLKKRTPHVLRHTFATTMLNNGAGLENVQKLLGHESLETTEIYTHTTFEQLKKVYEKAHPRA; encoded by the coding sequence ATGATAGAAGAGTTTTTGAACTACCTGAGATTTGAGAAAAATCGCTCAGAGCTTACAGCTAAAAGCTACGGCGATGACCTGAGGGCCTTTGAACGCTATTTTCAAGGCTTAGGGGATCAAATCACATGGGAGTCGGTAGACTCGGATATCATCCGCGGTTGGATGGAGGATATGATGGATCGTGGGAACAGTGCCACTTCAATTTGCAGAAGATTGAGTGCATTGCGTTCCTTCTATCGCTATTCCCTTTCCCGAGGCTTGGTTCAGGTCAATCCCACCCTGCGTATAGAACGTCCCAAGATGGGTAAACCCTTACCGCAGTTTTTGAAAGAATCAGAAATGGATGAGCTGCTGGATGCCAGCACATGGGATACCAGCTATCAAGATGCCCTCGCGCGTACCATTATTATTACCTTTTATGAAACAGGCATGCGGTTGGCGGAACTGATAGGGTTGGATGATGTTTCAGTAGACTTTGTCAACCGGCAGTTTAAAGTGCTGGGAAAAAGGAATAAACAGCGACTGGTTCCATTCGGTGATGAATTGTATCAGGTTCTTCAGGAGTATTTGAATCAACGTAACGATCAGATTGTGCGAAACTCGTCGGCCTTCTTTTTGTCAAAAAACGGTGTTCGACTGAACCACAACCAAGTCAGGTATCTTGTAAAGAAACATTTGTCGCTGGTCTGCACTTTGAAGAAACGTACACCACACGTGCTTAGGCACACCTTTGCAACCACGATGCTCAACAATGGGGCAGGGCTTGAAAACGTGCAAAAGTTGTTGGGGCATGAAAGTCTGGAAACAACCGAAATCTATACGCATACGACGTTTGAGCAGTTGAAAAAAGTCTATGAGAAGGCTCATCCCCGAGCTTAA
- the rplL gene encoding 50S ribosomal protein L7/L12: protein MADIKAIAEELVNLTVKEVNELATVLKDEYGIEPAAAAVAVAAGPAAGAADAAEEKTSFDVVLTEVGATKLQVVKAVKEACGLGLKEAKDLVDGAPATIKEGLSKDEAENLKKAIEAAGAKAELK from the coding sequence ATGGCAGATATTAAAGCTATTGCTGAAGAATTGGTAAATTTGACAGTTAAGGAAGTTAATGAGTTGGCAACAGTCCTCAAGGACGAGTATGGTATTGAGCCCGCTGCTGCAGCTGTTGCTGTAGCTGCTGGTCCTGCTGCTGGTGCAGCTGACGCAGCTGAAGAGAAGACATCTTTTGATGTTGTCTTGACAGAAGTTGGCGCTACTAAGCTTCAGGTTGTAAAGGCTGTGAAAGAAGCTTGTGGCCTTGGCTTGAAGGAAGCAAAGGACTTGGTAGACGGTGCTCCTGCTACCATCAAAGAAGGCTTGTCTAAGGACGAAGCTGAGAACTTGAAGAAGGCTATCGAAGCAGCCGGCGCTAAGGCAGAACTCAAGTAA
- the rplK gene encoding 50S ribosomal protein L11 has protein sequence MAKEVAGLIKLQIKGGAANPSPPVGPALGSKGINIMGFCKEFNARTQDKAGKIIPVIITYYTDKSFDFVLKTPPAAVQLKEMAKVKTASAQPNRQKVASVTWDQVRTIAEDKMADLNCFTIESAMRLVAGTARSMGITVKGEFPGNN, from the coding sequence ATGGCTAAAGAAGTAGCTGGATTAATCAAATTACAGATTAAAGGTGGTGCTGCGAATCCTTCTCCACCAGTAGGACCTGCTTTGGGTTCTAAGGGTATCAATATCATGGGATTCTGCAAGGAGTTCAACGCCAGAACCCAGGATAAGGCAGGGAAAATCATTCCTGTTATTATCACTTACTATACTGACAAGTCATTCGATTTTGTTCTCAAAACACCTCCTGCAGCCGTACAGCTCAAGGAGATGGCAAAAGTAAAGACAGCCTCAGCTCAGCCTAATCGCCAGAAGGTAGCTTCCGTTACTTGGGATCAAGTACGGACTATTGCTGAAGATAAGATGGCCGATTTGAACTGTTTTACTATTGAGAGTGCAATGAGACTTGTTGCAGGTACTGCACGTAGTATGGGTATTACTGTAAAAGGGGAATTCCCTGGAAATAATTAA
- the tuf gene encoding elongation factor Tu codes for MAKEEFKRTKPHVNIGTIGHVDHGKTTLTAAISKTLHDKGFGGEDVKSFDQIDNAPEEKERGITINSSHIEYETAKRHYAHVDCPGHADYVKNMVTGAAQMDGSILVVAATDGPMPQTREHVLLARQVNVPRLVVFMNKCDLVEDEEMLELVEMELRELLEQYEFEEDTPIVRGSALGALNGVDKWVDSVMTLMDTVDEWIQEPERDLDKPFLMPVEDVFSITGRGTVVTGRIETGKVKVGDEIQLLGLGEDKKSVVTGVEMFRKILSEGEAGDNVGLLLRGIDKDEVKRGMVVVHPGAITPHDHFKASIYVLKKEEGGRHTPFGNKYRPQFYLRTMDCTGEITLPEGVEMVMPGDNVEIEVTLIYKVALNEGLRFAIREGGRTVGSGQITQILDDVK; via the coding sequence ATGGCTAAAGAAGAATTCAAACGTACCAAACCGCACGTTAACATTGGTACAATTGGTCACGTTGACCACGGTAAGACTACTTTGACAGCTGCCATCTCTAAAACTCTTCATGACAAGGGTTTCGGTGGTGAGGATGTAAAGTCGTTTGACCAAATTGACAATGCTCCTGAGGAGAAAGAGCGTGGTATCACCATCAACTCTTCACACATCGAGTATGAAACAGCTAAACGTCACTACGCACACGTAGACTGTCCGGGTCACGCCGACTATGTAAAGAACATGGTTACTGGTGCTGCTCAGATGGATGGCTCTATCCTTGTAGTTGCTGCTACTGATGGTCCTATGCCACAGACACGTGAGCACGTGCTTTTGGCTCGTCAGGTAAACGTTCCTCGTTTGGTTGTGTTCATGAACAAGTGTGACTTGGTAGAAGACGAAGAGATGCTTGAACTCGTTGAAATGGAGTTGCGCGAACTTCTTGAGCAATACGAATTCGAAGAGGATACTCCAATCGTTCGTGGTTCTGCACTGGGTGCATTGAATGGTGTTGACAAGTGGGTTGACAGCGTGATGACGTTGATGGACACTGTTGACGAGTGGATTCAAGAGCCAGAGCGTGACCTTGACAAACCTTTCTTGATGCCAGTAGAGGACGTGTTCTCTATCACAGGTCGTGGTACCGTTGTAACAGGACGTATTGAGACTGGTAAGGTAAAGGTTGGCGACGAGATTCAGTTGCTCGGTCTTGGTGAGGACAAGAAGTCTGTTGTAACAGGCGTTGAAATGTTCCGTAAGATTCTTTCTGAAGGTGAAGCAGGTGATAACGTAGGACTTTTGCTCCGCGGTATCGATAAGGATGAAGTAAAGCGTGGTATGGTTGTTGTACACCCAGGTGCCATCACTCCTCACGATCACTTCAAGGCTTCCATCTATGTATTGAAGAAGGAAGAGGGTGGACGTCATACTCCATTCGGAAACAAGTATCGTCCTCAGTTCTATCTCCGTACAATGGACTGTACAGGTGAGATCACTTTGCCAGAAGGCGTAGAGATGGTGATGCCTGGTGACAACGTAGAGATTGAGGTTACCTTGATTTACAAGGTTGCCCTGAACGAAGGTCTTCGTTTCGCTATCCGTGAGGGTGGTCGTACCGTAGGTTCTGGCCAGATCACACAGATTCTTGACGACGTAAAGTAA
- the nusG gene encoding transcription termination/antitermination protein NusG, protein MAETKKNWYVLRAVSGKEAKLKEYIEAEIKHNTLLQQHVSQVLIPMEKHATLRNGKRVEKEKISLPGYIFVEASLVGDVAHTLRFMPNCLGFLGGLDNPSPVPQSEINRMLGEAEDTEIMNGIEVPYEVDEVVKVTDGPFSGFSGVIEEVNAEKHKLKVLVKIFGRKTPLELSFMQVEKEA, encoded by the coding sequence ATGGCAGAAACAAAAAAGAATTGGTATGTACTGCGTGCTGTCAGTGGAAAAGAAGCCAAGTTGAAAGAATACATCGAGGCTGAAATCAAACACAACACGTTGTTACAACAGCATGTCTCTCAGGTTTTGATACCGATGGAGAAACATGCAACCTTGCGTAATGGCAAGAGAGTTGAAAAGGAGAAGATCAGTCTCCCGGGATACATTTTTGTTGAAGCTTCCCTCGTGGGTGATGTGGCGCATACTTTGCGTTTTATGCCCAATTGCTTGGGTTTCCTAGGAGGATTGGATAATCCATCCCCTGTTCCCCAGTCTGAAATCAATCGTATGCTTGGCGAAGCCGAAGATACCGAAATAATGAACGGGATTGAAGTTCCTTATGAGGTTGATGAGGTTGTCAAGGTAACAGATGGGCCTTTTAGTGGGTTCAGTGGCGTCATTGAAGAGGTGAATGCCGAGAAACATAAACTGAAGGTCTTGGTAAAGATTTTTGGACGTAAGACTCCGTTGGAACTAAGTTTTATGCAAGTTGAAAAAGAGGCTTAA
- the hpf gene encoding ribosome hibernation-promoting factor, HPF/YfiA family, with amino-acid sequence MEIKIQSIHFDTTEKLEAFIEKKVGKLEKTLEDIRKVEVQLKLIKPATALNKQTALTVAVPGSTLFVEKTCDTFEEGVDLCVDAMRVQISKYKEKMRAH; translated from the coding sequence ATGGAAATTAAGATTCAGTCAATTCATTTTGACACTACCGAGAAATTGGAAGCCTTTATCGAAAAAAAAGTAGGCAAGTTAGAAAAAACATTGGAAGATATTCGGAAAGTAGAGGTGCAACTGAAATTAATCAAGCCAGCAACTGCATTGAACAAGCAGACAGCCTTAACGGTAGCCGTTCCTGGCAGTACTTTGTTTGTGGAGAAAACTTGTGATACATTTGAAGAGGGCGTTGACCTCTGTGTAGACGCGATGCGGGTTCAAATCTCCAAATACAAAGAAAAAATGCGGGCGCATTAA
- the rplA gene encoding 50S ribosomal protein L1 yields MSKLTKNQKSVAEKVEAGKAYTLKEASELVKEITTTKFDASLDIDVRLGVDPRKANQMVRGVVTLPHGTGKVTRVLCLCTPDQEAAAKEAGADYVGLDEYIEKIKGGWTDVDVIITMPSCMGKVGPLGRVLGPRGLMPNPKSGTVTMDVAKAVSEIKKGKIDFKVDKAGIIHTSIGKVSMTAEQIYGNAKEFISTVIKLKPTAAKGTYIKSIFISSTMSKGIKIDPKSVE; encoded by the coding sequence ATGAGTAAACTGACAAAAAATCAGAAATCAGTAGCTGAGAAGGTTGAAGCAGGGAAGGCATACACATTGAAAGAGGCTTCAGAATTGGTGAAGGAAATCACCACCACCAAGTTTGATGCATCTCTGGATATTGATGTTCGCTTAGGCGTAGACCCACGAAAGGCTAACCAGATGGTGCGAGGTGTTGTTACACTCCCACACGGAACTGGTAAGGTTACTCGTGTTCTCTGCCTCTGTACTCCTGATCAGGAAGCAGCTGCCAAGGAAGCAGGTGCCGACTATGTTGGTCTGGATGAGTATATCGAAAAGATCAAAGGTGGATGGACAGATGTAGATGTAATCATTACAATGCCATCATGCATGGGAAAAGTAGGTCCTTTGGGTCGTGTGCTCGGACCTCGTGGCTTGATGCCTAACCCTAAAAGTGGTACGGTAACGATGGATGTTGCTAAGGCAGTTTCGGAAATCAAGAAGGGTAAGATAGACTTTAAAGTTGACAAGGCAGGTATCATACATACCTCCATTGGCAAAGTAAGCATGACAGCAGAGCAAATCTATGGCAATGCGAAGGAGTTTATCTCTACGGTTATCAAATTGAAACCGACTGCTGCAAAAGGTACGTACATCAAGAGTATCTTTATTTCCAGCACTATGAGTAAGGGTATCAAGATTGATCCTAAATCAGTTGAATAA
- the rpoB gene encoding DNA-directed RNA polymerase subunit beta yields MATKIIDNRINFASVHNPVPFPDFLDVQLKSFKDFLQLETPPEERKNDGLYKVFAENFPITDTRNNFVLEFLDYFIDPPRYSIEECLERGLTYSVPLKAKMKLYCTDPDHEDFGTFIQDVFLGTIPYMTDNGTFVINGAERVVVSQLHRSPGVFFGQGVHANGTMLYSARIIPFKGSWIEFATDINNVMYAYIDRKKKLPVTTLLRAIGYQSDKDILQIFDLAEEIKVNKKNMKAAVGRRLAARVLKSWNEDFVDEDTGEVVSIERNEVIMERETEITAENVQDILDSGASTLLLHKDSEMANKFAIIFNTLSKDPSNSEKEAVTYIYRQLRNAEPVDDASAREVFNNLFFSDKRYDLGEVGRYRINKKLGLDTDMDIRVLTKDDIIAIIKYLIQLVNSNATVDDIDHLSNRRVRTVGEQLSNQFSIGLARMSRTIRERMNVRDNEVFTPTDLINAKTITSVINSFFGTNPLSQFMDQTNPLAEVTHKRRLSALGPGGLSRERAGFEVRDVHYTHYGRLCPIESPEGPNIGLISSLCVYAKINDMGFIVTPYRKVKDTKVDMNNDHIVFMTAEEEEDLLVGQGNAPLRKDGSFIRDYVKCRQDADYPVVDPDEVALMDVSPQQIASVSAALIPFLEHDDGHRALMGCNMMRQAVPLLHNDAPIVGTGLEKQVCENSRTMITAEGDGVIEYVDATTIRILYDRTEEEEFVSFEPALKEYRIPKFRRTNQNMTIDLRPICVKGQRVKDGDILTEGYATENGELALGRNMLVAYMPWKGYNYEDAVVISERVVRDDVLTSVHVDEYSLDVRETKRGMEEFTNDIPNVSEEATKDLDENGVIRVGARVEPGDILIGKISPKGESDPSPEEKLLRAIFGDKAGDVKDSSLKANPSLSGVVIDKKLFTRAIKTRETKKHDKLILAKIDEEYEAKNTDLKDILVDKLLTLTESKKSQGVKDYTGAEIITKGSNFTAAALKNLEYDGIQSNDWTDDDHTNGLIQTLILNYIRKYKLLDAELKRRKFAISIGDELPTGVLQMAKVYIAKKRKISVGDKLAGRHGNKGIVSKIVRVEDMPFLEDGRPVDLVLNPLGVPSRMNLGQIFEAILGAAGRKLGVKFATPIFDGAKLDDLSEWTDKAGLPHLCSTHLYDGETGKKFDQPATVGITYFLKLGHMVEDKMHARSIGPYSLITQQPLGGKAQFGGQRFGEMEVWALEAFGASHVLQEILTIKSDDTVGRSKAYEAIVKGDSMPTPGIPESLNVLLHELRGLGLSVKLD; encoded by the coding sequence ATGGCTACAAAAATCATTGATAACAGAATTAATTTTGCAAGCGTGCATAATCCGGTTCCTTTTCCGGATTTTCTCGATGTGCAATTAAAGTCCTTCAAGGATTTCTTACAGTTGGAAACCCCACCTGAGGAACGCAAGAATGACGGTTTGTATAAGGTGTTCGCCGAGAACTTCCCTATCACCGATACGCGTAATAATTTCGTTCTCGAGTTCTTGGATTACTTTATCGATCCTCCTAGATATTCCATTGAAGAATGTCTGGAGCGCGGATTGACCTATAGTGTGCCCTTGAAGGCGAAGATGAAACTTTATTGTACAGATCCCGATCATGAAGATTTTGGTACCTTTATCCAGGACGTTTTCCTGGGTACCATTCCATACATGACGGATAATGGTACTTTTGTTATCAATGGTGCAGAGCGTGTTGTTGTTTCTCAGCTGCATCGCTCTCCAGGTGTATTCTTCGGTCAAGGAGTACATGCTAATGGTACAATGTTGTACTCTGCCCGAATCATTCCGTTCAAAGGTTCGTGGATTGAGTTCGCAACAGACATTAATAATGTGATGTATGCCTACATTGATCGTAAGAAGAAACTGCCTGTTACCACTTTGTTGCGTGCCATAGGTTATCAGTCGGATAAAGACATCCTTCAAATCTTTGATCTTGCCGAAGAAATAAAGGTGAATAAGAAGAACATGAAAGCCGCTGTTGGACGACGGTTGGCTGCACGTGTTCTAAAAAGCTGGAATGAAGACTTTGTGGATGAGGATACGGGTGAAGTGGTATCTATCGAACGCAATGAGGTCATCATGGAACGCGAAACAGAAATCACTGCTGAGAATGTCCAAGACATCTTGGATAGTGGTGCTTCGACGCTCCTGTTACATAAGGACTCTGAGATGGCTAACAAGTTTGCCATCATCTTCAATACGCTGTCGAAGGATCCTTCCAACTCAGAAAAAGAGGCGGTTACCTATATTTATCGTCAGTTGCGTAATGCCGAACCGGTAGATGACGCCAGTGCCAGAGAGGTATTTAATAACTTGTTCTTCTCTGACAAGCGTTATGACTTGGGAGAAGTAGGCCGCTATCGTATCAATAAGAAACTGGGCCTGGATACCGACATGGATATCCGTGTGTTGACCAAAGATGATATCATTGCGATCATCAAATATTTGATTCAGTTGGTTAACTCTAACGCGACGGTGGACGACATTGACCACTTGTCTAACCGACGCGTTCGTACAGTTGGTGAGCAGTTATCCAATCAGTTCTCTATTGGGTTGGCCCGTATGAGTAGGACCATTCGTGAACGCATGAACGTGCGTGACAACGAAGTCTTTACGCCTACTGATTTGATCAATGCCAAGACCATCACTAGCGTAATCAACTCGTTCTTTGGAACCAACCCATTGTCACAGTTCATGGATCAAACCAATCCATTGGCTGAGGTCACTCACAAGCGTCGTTTGTCAGCGTTAGGCCCTGGTGGACTTTCACGTGAACGTGCAGGTTTCGAAGTGCGTGACGTACACTATACACACTATGGTCGTTTGTGTCCTATTGAAAGTCCTGAAGGACCAAACATTGGCTTGATTTCTTCACTTTGCGTGTATGCTAAGATCAACGACATGGGCTTCATTGTTACTCCTTATCGAAAAGTTAAGGATACAAAAGTAGACATGAACAATGATCATATCGTGTTCATGACTGCAGAGGAAGAGGAAGATTTGCTTGTTGGACAGGGAAATGCTCCGTTGCGTAAAGATGGTTCATTTATTCGTGACTATGTTAAATGCCGTCAAGATGCCGACTACCCAGTAGTAGATCCTGATGAAGTTGCCTTGATGGATGTTTCTCCACAGCAGATTGCTTCTGTTTCTGCTGCGCTGATTCCTTTCTTGGAGCATGACGATGGTCACCGCGCGTTGATGGGATGTAACATGATGCGTCAGGCCGTACCTTTGCTTCACAATGATGCACCAATCGTAGGAACAGGATTGGAGAAGCAGGTGTGTGAAAACTCTCGTACGATGATTACTGCCGAAGGTGATGGCGTGATAGAATATGTTGATGCTACAACCATTCGTATCTTATATGACCGCACCGAGGAAGAAGAGTTTGTAAGTTTCGAACCAGCCTTGAAGGAATATCGTATTCCCAAGTTCCGTCGTACCAATCAAAATATGACCATCGACTTGCGTCCTATTTGTGTGAAAGGTCAACGTGTGAAGGATGGCGACATCTTAACTGAGGGCTACGCTACCGAAAATGGTGAGCTGGCGCTCGGTCGTAATATGTTGGTGGCTTACATGCCATGGAAGGGATACAACTATGAGGATGCTGTGGTTATTTCCGAACGTGTCGTTCGTGATGACGTGTTGACATCTGTCCACGTTGATGAGTATTCTCTTGATGTCCGCGAAACAAAGCGAGGCATGGAAGAGTTTACCAACGACATCCCCAATGTTAGTGAAGAGGCAACCAAGGATCTTGATGAAAATGGTGTCATCAGGGTAGGTGCACGTGTGGAGCCAGGTGATATCTTAATTGGTAAGATTTCACCTAAGGGCGAGAGCGATCCTTCTCCTGAAGAGAAATTGCTTCGTGCCATCTTTGGTGACAAAGCTGGAGACGTGAAGGATTCTTCTTTGAAGGCCAATCCATCTTTGAGTGGTGTCGTGATTGACAAAAAACTCTTTACGCGTGCGATTAAGACACGTGAGACCAAGAAGCATGATAAACTGATTCTTGCGAAGATTGACGAAGAGTACGAAGCCAAGAATACAGACTTGAAGGATATCCTGGTAGACAAGTTGTTGACTTTGACTGAGAGCAAAAAGTCACAAGGTGTGAAAGATTATACGGGTGCCGAGATTATTACAAAGGGAAGCAATTTTACAGCTGCCGCTTTGAAGAATCTGGAGTATGACGGAATTCAGTCAAACGATTGGACGGATGATGACCATACCAATGGCCTCATCCAGACGTTGATACTCAATTATATCCGAAAATACAAGTTGCTTGATGCTGAATTGAAGCGTCGTAAGTTTGCCATCTCTATCGGTGACGAACTCCCAACAGGCGTTTTGCAGATGGCAAAGGTATACATCGCTAAGAAACGTAAGATTAGTGTGGGTGATAAACTCGCAGGACGCCATGGTAACAAGGGTATCGTGTCTAAGATTGTCCGTGTAGAGGATATGCCATTCTTGGAAGACGGTCGTCCGGTTGACTTGGTGCTGAACCCATTGGGTGTGCCTTCTCGTATGAACCTGGGACAGATATTCGAAGCTATCCTTGGTGCTGCCGGTCGCAAGCTGGGTGTTAAGTTTGCTACACCTATTTTCGATGGTGCTAAATTGGATGATTTATCAGAATGGACAGACAAAGCCGGATTGCCTCACTTGTGTTCTACCCATCTGTATGATGGAGAAACAGGAAAGAAGTTTGACCAGCCTGCAACGGTGGGTATCACCTATTTCTTGAAGCTCGGACACATGGTTGAGGATAAAATGCATGCACGCTCTATTGGTCCTTACTCTTTGATTACCCAACAGCCACTTGGTGGTAAAGCACAGTTCGGTGGACAACGTTTTGGTGAGATGGAGGTGTGGGCTCTTGAAGCTTTCGGAGCCAGTCATGTGTTACAAGAGATTCTCACCATCAAGTCAGATGACACCGTTGGGCGCAGCAAGGCTTACGAAGCCATCGTCAAAGGCGATTCCATGCCAACACCTGGTATTCCTGAATCGTTGAATGTGCTTCTCCATGAATTGCGTGGACTCGGATTGAGCGTGAAACTCGATTAG
- the secE gene encoding preprotein translocase subunit SecE: MFKKIESFFKNVVNYCKACYDELAHKTTWPTSRELTHSAVVVLSASLVIALIVFCMDWCFQHLMGIVYPG, translated from the coding sequence ATGTTTAAGAAGATTGAAAGTTTTTTCAAGAATGTAGTAAATTACTGCAAAGCTTGCTATGATGAACTTGCGCATAAAACTACTTGGCCTACAAGCCGGGAATTAACTCACAGTGCAGTGGTTGTATTATCTGCTTCCCTAGTCATTGCACTGATTGTGTTCTGTATGGACTGGTGCTTCCAGCACTTGATGGGCATTGTTTATCCAGGTTAA
- the rplJ gene encoding 50S ribosomal protein L10, with product MKKEVKDTIIVELGEKLKEFPHFYLVDLTGLNAGATSALRRKCFKNEIKMVVVKNTLLQKAFDASDVDYEPLYDSLKGSTAVMFTQTANVPAKLLKEYQKEGIPALKAAYAEESIYVGADKLAELAALKSKNEVIAEIVALLQSPAKNVVSALQSGANTIHGVLKTLGERPE from the coding sequence ATGAAAAAGGAAGTAAAAGATACTATAATCGTTGAACTAGGTGAGAAGCTTAAGGAGTTTCCACATTTCTATCTTGTAGACCTTACAGGATTGAATGCTGGAGCTACCAGTGCACTTCGTCGCAAATGCTTCAAGAACGAGATCAAGATGGTCGTTGTGAAGAATACGCTTCTGCAGAAAGCTTTCGACGCATCTGATGTTGACTATGAACCTTTGTACGACAGTTTGAAAGGCAGCACCGCTGTGATGTTCACACAGACAGCCAATGTGCCTGCTAAACTACTGAAGGAATATCAAAAGGAAGGAATTCCTGCCCTCAAAGCTGCTTATGCTGAAGAAAGTATCTATGTAGGTGCTGATAAATTAGCTGAGCTGGCTGCTCTCAAGAGCAAGAACGAAGTTATCGCAGAGATTGTGGCATTGCTGCAATCGCCCGCAAAGAACGTTGTTTCTGCTCTCCAATCGGGTGCAAACACCATTCATGGCGTGCTGAAGACATTAGGCGAGCGTCCTGAATAA